In the Enterococcus saigonensis genome, one interval contains:
- the mutY gene encoding A/G-specific adenine glycosylase, whose protein sequence is MNKQSEHLSKKQIEELQTNFIAWYQKKRRNLPWRQSRDPYFIWISEIMLQQTRVETVIAYFYRFTEKYPTIEALAKSDEQELLKVWEGLGYYSRARNLKKAAQQIMTEFGGVFPNEIEAIRSLKGIGPYTAGAIASIAFQRAEPAIDGNAMRVISRLYGIDADIAKPASRNVFDAVLRQLIPVEAPGDFNQALMDLGSGVCTPKKPVCTNCPLKNFCFAYQTQQQDRFPVKTKAAKPKDVYYFSVAITNEIGEYLLVQRPDEGLLAKMWTFPLVEVNREVFEAAQKNFAKEETLNLFSVAEELTLPANLPQNVVWQKRHLGEIRHIFSHLKWHVLLFYGVAQPDFVKPLKGHFVPFNEFSNYVFPKPQQKLVELLEKSKR, encoded by the coding sequence ATGAACAAACAAAGTGAGCATTTAAGTAAAAAACAAATAGAAGAGCTTCAAACCAATTTTATCGCATGGTACCAAAAAAAACGCCGTAACTTACCCTGGCGTCAGAGCCGTGATCCTTATTTTATTTGGATTTCAGAAATTATGTTACAGCAGACGCGCGTAGAGACTGTTATTGCCTATTTTTATCGGTTTACAGAAAAATATCCGACGATAGAAGCGTTAGCCAAAAGTGATGAGCAAGAACTTTTAAAAGTTTGGGAAGGACTGGGATATTATTCCAGAGCTCGTAATTTAAAAAAAGCAGCGCAGCAAATTATGACTGAATTTGGGGGTGTTTTTCCAAATGAAATTGAAGCTATTCGTTCGTTAAAAGGAATTGGTCCTTATACAGCAGGTGCCATCGCTAGTATTGCTTTTCAACGAGCAGAACCCGCAATTGACGGTAATGCAATGCGAGTGATTAGCCGTCTATACGGCATAGACGCTGATATTGCAAAACCTGCCAGTCGTAACGTTTTTGACGCAGTCTTACGTCAATTGATTCCTGTTGAGGCACCGGGAGATTTTAATCAAGCATTGATGGATTTAGGTTCAGGTGTTTGTACGCCAAAAAAACCCGTGTGCACAAATTGTCCTTTAAAAAACTTTTGTTTTGCTTACCAGACACAACAACAAGACAGGTTTCCTGTTAAGACAAAAGCCGCCAAACCTAAAGATGTTTATTATTTTTCGGTCGCAATTACTAATGAAATTGGAGAGTATCTTTTGGTGCAAAGGCCTGATGAGGGACTACTGGCAAAAATGTGGACGTTTCCTTTAGTAGAAGTAAACCGTGAAGTTTTTGAAGCAGCGCAAAAAAACTTTGCTAAAGAAGAAACGCTCAATCTTTTTAGTGTGGCAGAAGAATTAACGCTACCAGCTAATTTGCCGCAAAATGTCGTTTGGCAAAAGCGTCATTTAGGCGAAATTAGACATATTTTTAGTCACTTGAAATGGCATGTATTGCTTTTTTATGGAGTTGCACAACCAGATTTTGTGAAACCTTTAAAAGGACACTTTGTCCCATTTAATGAATTTAGTAACTATGTATTCCCTAAACCACAGCAAAAGTTGGTAGAACTGTTGGAAAAAAGCAAACGGTGA
- the recX gene encoding recombination regulator RecX produces MLTVAKVVKGKQGFYEVDLSDGETLRVSEDLLVKFRLLKGTELAEKDVEKIKKNASYDFGVQLALNYISYQLRSEKEVRSYLKEREIPNSDQEKIIRHLKDLSVLDDKVYGESYVRTQMRLSDKGPSVLKQQLRQKGLKPELIENVLELYKDKEQVEIAKRTAEKILKKIHNKSFKETKQKLLVSLRQKGFSGDVASQVLDSLELEADKETEIQALKKAGEKLWRRHQNKAPHIRNQKVKQSLYQKGFALEEIQHFIDEQTK; encoded by the coding sequence ATGCTAACAGTAGCCAAAGTAGTCAAAGGAAAACAGGGATTTTATGAAGTCGACTTATCAGACGGAGAAACATTACGTGTTTCTGAAGATTTATTGGTTAAGTTTCGTTTGCTAAAAGGAACGGAACTAGCGGAAAAAGACGTAGAAAAAATAAAAAAGAACGCCTCTTATGATTTCGGTGTACAATTAGCTTTAAACTATATTAGTTATCAGTTGCGTTCTGAAAAAGAAGTGCGCAGTTACTTAAAGGAGCGAGAAATTCCTAATTCTGACCAAGAAAAAATTATCCGTCATTTAAAAGACTTAAGTGTTTTGGATGATAAGGTTTATGGGGAGAGTTATGTTCGGACGCAAATGCGACTAAGTGACAAGGGACCTAGCGTGTTAAAACAGCAATTACGTCAAAAAGGATTAAAGCCAGAACTAATTGAAAATGTTCTTGAATTATATAAAGACAAAGAACAAGTTGAAATAGCCAAACGCACTGCTGAAAAGATACTTAAAAAAATCCACAATAAAAGTTTTAAAGAAACGAAACAAAAACTACTAGTTTCTTTACGCCAAAAGGGTTTTAGTGGAGATGTGGCATCTCAAGTATTAGATAGCTTAGAATTAGAGGCAGATAAAGAAACAGAGATACAAGCCTTAAAAAAAGCCGGTGAAAAGTTATGGCGACGCCATCAAAATAAAGCCCCCCATATTCGCAATCAAAAAGTCAAACAAAGCCTTTATCAAAAAGGTTTTGCTCTAGAGGAGATTCAGCATTTTATTGATGAACAAACAAAGTGA